A single window of Acidobacteriota bacterium DNA harbors:
- a CDS encoding aldo/keto reductase — MKQRTLGQQGLVVSELGLGCMGMSDFYSGRDEAESMATLDRALQLGITFLDTADMYGPYTNEELVGRFLRGKRDRVVLATKFAIMRSPEGTWLGVNGKPDYVRQCCDASLKRLGVDHIDLYYQHRVDPSVPIEETIGAMAELVHAGKVRYLGMSEAAATTIRRAHAVHPISAIQTEYSLWTRDPEDDILPTTRELGIGFVPYSPLGRGFLTGRFRRPEDLPADDVRRSHPRFQGENFQKNLQLVDRITELAVEKHCTPSQLALAWVMAQGDDIVAIPGTKRRLYLEDNAGAVTVRLSADDLRRIDEIMPRGVTAGLRYPAQTMAALNK; from the coding sequence ATGAAACAGCGGACATTGGGACAGCAGGGGTTGGTGGTTTCCGAGTTGGGACTCGGATGCATGGGCATGAGCGATTTCTATTCCGGCCGCGACGAGGCCGAATCGATGGCCACGCTCGATCGTGCGCTGCAACTCGGCATCACCTTCCTCGACACGGCCGATATGTACGGGCCCTATACCAACGAGGAGTTGGTCGGCCGCTTTCTCCGCGGCAAGCGGGACCGCGTCGTGCTCGCGACGAAGTTCGCCATCATGCGAAGTCCCGAAGGCACATGGCTGGGCGTCAACGGCAAGCCGGATTACGTCCGGCAGTGTTGTGACGCGTCGCTCAAGCGACTGGGCGTCGATCACATCGACCTCTACTACCAGCATCGCGTCGATCCCAGTGTGCCGATCGAGGAGACCATCGGCGCGATGGCTGAACTGGTCCACGCGGGCAAAGTGCGCTACCTTGGGATGTCGGAGGCCGCCGCGACCACGATCCGGCGCGCGCATGCCGTCCATCCGATTTCCGCGATCCAGACGGAGTACTCACTCTGGACCCGCGATCCCGAGGACGACATCCTGCCGACCACGCGTGAGCTGGGCATCGGATTCGTGCCGTACAGCCCGCTTGGTCGTGGGTTTCTCACAGGCCGCTTCAGGCGTCCAGAGGATCTGCCCGCCGATGACGTCAGGCGGAGCCACCCGCGCTTCCAGGGTGAGAACTTTCAGAAGAACCTGCAACTGGTCGATCGGATCACAGAGCTGGCTGTCGAGAAACACTGCACGCCGAGCCAGCTTGCCCTGGCGTGGGTCATGGCGCAGGGCGACGACATTGTCGCCATTCCGGGCACCAAGCGCCGACTGTACCTCGAGGACAACGCCGGCGCGGTCACTGTGCGCCTGAGCGCTGACGACCTACGCCGGATTGACGAGATCATGCCCAGGGGTGTCACGGCGGGGCTTCGTTACCCGGCCCAGACGATGGCTGCTCTGAACAAGTGA